The following coding sequences lie in one Candidatus Deferrimicrobium sp. genomic window:
- the rplJ gene encoding 50S ribosomal protein L10 produces the protein MNKIGKAGTVEALKAAIAAQRGTVVAEYRGLKVSEITALRKKLRAIDAEVRVVKNTLIRRAAEGTPFGELSTHFTGPTAVAFAHGDPVAMAKVMKEFAAASPKVTLRAGFVEGKVLSAKDIETLASVPSREVLLSRLVGGMASPITRLAQAFSGPPRKLVYVLESIRKQKPAEAVAG, from the coding sequence GTGAATAAAATCGGAAAGGCAGGAACGGTCGAGGCGTTGAAGGCCGCCATCGCGGCGCAGCGCGGGACCGTGGTCGCGGAATACCGGGGGCTGAAGGTCTCGGAGATCACGGCCCTCCGCAAAAAGCTTCGCGCGATCGACGCCGAGGTCAGAGTGGTGAAGAACACCTTGATCCGGCGGGCCGCCGAGGGGACGCCGTTCGGGGAGCTCTCCACGCATTTCACGGGGCCGACGGCGGTGGCGTTTGCGCATGGCGATCCCGTGGCGATGGCGAAGGTGATGAAGGAATTCGCGGCCGCCAGTCCGAAAGTGACGCTGCGCGCGGGGTTCGTGGAGGGCAAGGTGCTCTCCGCAAAGGATATCGAGACCCTGGCGAGTGTGCCTTCCCGCGAGGTCCTGCTCTCACGGTTGGTCGGCGGGATGGCTTCGCCGATCACCCGCCTGGCCCAGGCGTTCTCGGGGCCGCCTCGCAAACTGGTGTACGTCCTCGAGTCCATCCGCAAGCAGAAGCCCGCGGAAGCGGTCGCGGGCTGA
- the rplL gene encoding 50S ribosomal protein L7/L12, which produces MNKDEFIAMVEGMTVLELHEIVKALEDRFGVTAAAPAAAAAAPGAAAPVAEEKTEFDVILTGFGANKIQVIKVVRELTGLGLKEAKDLVEGVPKPVKEAIAKKDAEGMKKKIEDAGGTAEIK; this is translated from the coding sequence ATGAACAAGGATGAATTCATCGCGATGGTGGAGGGGATGACCGTTCTCGAGCTGCACGAGATCGTGAAGGCGCTCGAGGACCGTTTCGGCGTGACGGCGGCGGCCCCCGCGGCGGCCGCGGCGGCTCCCGGCGCGGCGGCGCCCGTGGCGGAGGAGAAGACGGAGTTCGACGTCATCCTCACCGGCTTCGGCGCCAACAAGATCCAGGTCATCAAGGTGGTCCGCGAGCTCACCGGCCTGGGCCTCAAGGAGGCCAAGGACCTGGTTGAAGGCGTTCCCAAGCCGGTCAAGGAAGCGATCGCCAAAAAGGACGCCGAGGGGATGAAGAAGAAGATCGAGGATGCCGGCGGAACCGCGGAGATAAAGTAA
- the rpoB gene encoding DNA-directed RNA polymerase subunit beta, protein MAYLDYRNRIKRVDFSKNEKVQEIPNLIQVQQESYAEFLQADVPPEKRKDVGLQTVFKGIFPITDYNGRASLEFLSYAIGELKWSEEECRERGVTYAAPIKVTVQLVIFDVDEKTGARTIRDVKEQEVFFGEIPLMSERATFIINGTERVIVSQLHRSPGVFFEHDKGRSHASGKVLFSARIIPYRGSWLDFEFDHKDALYIKIDRKRKFPIAVLLRAFGRTTEELLRIFYDAEEVTLQGEKYAKDFRPELMVGLKMPVEVRHPGKQGEIAFKKGVKISKKRVERYAREGVTFGRILLPSDDLIGKVVVSDVADPATGEVIVECGQQITPEILGKLWEKNVERLTIFTLENSDRAVWEGLISDKIKTREEALKEIYKKMRPGDPPTKDAAKTLFENMFFNPERYSLSRVGRLKLDHKLGITESDLEKTVLTQEDILRVIRYLIGLKNGVGEADDIDNLGNRRVRTVGELIENQFRMGLVRVERAIREKMGLQDIETLMPHDIINAKPVSAVIKEFFGSSQLSQFMDQTNPLSEVTHKRRVSALGPGGLTRERAGFEVRDVHPTHYGRICPIETPEGPNIGLIASLSTFARINEFGFIETPYRVVKDSAVTKEIVYLSAMEEERHVIAQANAAKDAKGKFVQDVVIARQGGEFTMVRSSDVTLMDVSPNQLVSVAASLVPFLEHDDANRALMGSNMQRQAVPLLRTEPPFVGTGMESVVARDSGAAVVAKRSGIVEGVDARRIVVRSEEPDASGMYGADIYTLVKYRRSNQNTCINQKPIVTLGQKVAGGEVIADGPATSEGDLALGRNVLVAFMPWGGYNFEDSILISEKIVKEDIFTSIHIEEFECVARETKLGKEEISADIPNISEESLTDLDESGIIRIGARVKPMDILVGKITPKGETQLSPEEKLLRAIFGDKAGDVKDSSLRVPPGIEGIVIDAKVFTRKGGEKDDRARMLEDRDLERLYRDQEDETRIIFDASLAKIRAQLLGKTSAVRLTSEDKSEVLLAKRKKITEEVLDEIPKERWAEIGVEEDPELKARLSDAWSVCLDQVALVKAMFDEKISRIRRGDELPPGVLKMVKVFIAMKRKLSVGDKMAGRHGNKGVISRILPEEDMPYTADGAPVDVVLNPLGVPSRMNVGQILEAHLGWAAKGLGEQLHRMMEKEFSAASMREWLRKIYNSERFEAYLKELTDDELREIVRKMHGGVFLASPVFSGATENEIKDYLRLSGMPERGQTMLYDGRTGTPFQQPVTVGSMYMLKLHHLVDDKIHARSTGPYSLVTQQPLGGKAQFGGQRLGEMEVWALEAYGAAYTLQEFLTVKSDDVPGRARMYESIVKGNFSLEPGLPESFNVLIKELQALGLDVELISEEPQQ, encoded by the coding sequence ATGGCTTATCTGGATTACAGGAATCGGATCAAGCGGGTGGACTTCTCGAAGAACGAGAAGGTCCAGGAGATACCGAACCTCATACAGGTTCAGCAGGAGTCGTACGCGGAGTTCCTGCAGGCGGACGTTCCGCCCGAGAAGCGCAAGGACGTGGGGCTCCAGACCGTCTTCAAGGGAATCTTTCCCATCACGGACTACAACGGACGCGCCTCCCTCGAGTTCCTCTCCTACGCGATCGGGGAGCTGAAGTGGTCGGAAGAGGAGTGCCGCGAGCGCGGCGTGACGTACGCCGCCCCCATCAAGGTGACGGTCCAGCTGGTCATCTTCGACGTGGACGAGAAGACCGGCGCACGGACCATCCGGGATGTAAAGGAGCAGGAGGTCTTCTTCGGGGAGATCCCCCTCATGTCGGAGCGGGCCACGTTCATCATCAACGGCACCGAGCGGGTCATCGTCAGCCAGCTGCACCGGTCTCCGGGCGTCTTCTTCGAGCACGACAAGGGCCGCTCCCACGCGTCCGGGAAAGTGCTGTTCAGCGCGCGGATCATCCCGTATCGCGGTTCGTGGCTCGATTTCGAGTTCGATCACAAGGACGCGCTCTACATCAAGATCGACCGGAAAAGGAAGTTCCCCATCGCCGTGCTGTTGCGCGCGTTCGGGCGAACCACCGAGGAGCTCCTGCGGATCTTCTACGACGCGGAAGAAGTCACCCTCCAGGGGGAAAAATACGCCAAGGATTTCCGTCCCGAGCTGATGGTGGGGCTGAAGATGCCCGTGGAGGTCCGCCACCCCGGCAAACAGGGAGAGATCGCCTTCAAGAAAGGCGTGAAGATCAGCAAGAAACGCGTCGAACGGTACGCCCGCGAGGGAGTCACCTTCGGTCGGATCCTCTTGCCTTCGGACGATCTCATCGGAAAGGTGGTCGTCTCCGACGTCGCCGATCCCGCGACCGGAGAGGTCATTGTCGAGTGCGGGCAGCAGATCACACCGGAAATCCTCGGGAAGCTGTGGGAGAAGAATGTCGAACGGCTTACCATCTTCACGCTCGAGAACTCCGACCGCGCCGTCTGGGAGGGTCTGATCTCCGACAAGATCAAGACCCGTGAGGAGGCCCTGAAGGAGATCTACAAGAAGATGCGTCCGGGCGACCCCCCGACGAAGGACGCCGCCAAAACTCTCTTCGAGAACATGTTCTTCAATCCCGAGCGGTACAGCCTGTCGCGGGTCGGCCGCCTGAAGCTGGACCACAAGCTCGGGATCACGGAAAGCGACCTAGAAAAAACGGTCCTGACCCAGGAGGACATCCTGCGGGTCATCCGCTACCTGATCGGCCTGAAAAACGGCGTCGGGGAAGCGGACGACATCGACAACCTCGGAAACCGCCGTGTCCGCACCGTGGGCGAGTTGATCGAAAACCAGTTCCGGATGGGGTTGGTCCGCGTGGAGCGCGCCATCCGTGAAAAGATGGGACTGCAGGATATCGAGACGCTGATGCCCCACGACATCATCAATGCGAAGCCGGTGTCCGCGGTCATCAAGGAGTTCTTCGGGTCGTCCCAGCTGTCCCAGTTCATGGACCAGACGAATCCGCTCTCCGAGGTGACGCACAAACGGCGCGTCTCCGCCCTCGGGCCCGGCGGGCTGACCCGGGAGCGCGCGGGCTTCGAGGTGCGCGACGTCCATCCGACGCACTACGGGCGCATCTGCCCGATCGAGACGCCGGAAGGACCGAACATCGGACTGATCGCCTCGCTGTCCACCTTCGCGCGGATCAACGAGTTCGGGTTCATCGAGACGCCGTACCGGGTCGTGAAGGATTCGGCCGTGACGAAGGAGATCGTCTACCTCTCCGCGATGGAAGAGGAGAGGCACGTCATCGCGCAGGCCAACGCGGCGAAGGATGCGAAGGGGAAATTCGTCCAGGATGTTGTGATCGCGCGCCAGGGCGGGGAGTTCACGATGGTGCGCTCCAGCGACGTGACCCTGATGGACGTTTCCCCGAACCAGCTGGTTTCGGTGGCCGCCTCGCTCGTTCCGTTTCTCGAGCACGACGACGCCAACCGGGCGCTCATGGGATCCAACATGCAGCGCCAGGCGGTGCCGCTCCTGCGGACCGAGCCCCCGTTCGTGGGGACCGGGATGGAATCGGTCGTAGCCAGGGATTCCGGGGCCGCGGTCGTCGCGAAACGTTCGGGAATCGTGGAGGGCGTCGACGCGCGTCGGATCGTCGTCCGATCCGAGGAGCCGGATGCGTCCGGGATGTACGGCGCCGACATCTACACGCTCGTCAAGTACCGCAGGTCGAACCAGAACACCTGCATCAACCAGAAGCCGATCGTCACCCTCGGGCAGAAGGTAGCGGGAGGCGAGGTGATCGCCGATGGTCCCGCCACCAGCGAGGGGGATCTCGCCCTCGGACGGAACGTCCTCGTCGCCTTCATGCCATGGGGCGGGTACAACTTCGAGGACTCCATTCTCATCTCCGAAAAGATCGTCAAGGAAGACATTTTCACCTCGATCCACATCGAGGAGTTCGAGTGCGTCGCGCGCGAGACGAAGCTGGGGAAAGAGGAGATCTCCGCCGATATCCCCAACATCAGCGAGGAATCGCTGACGGACCTCGATGAAAGCGGCATCATCCGGATCGGCGCCAGGGTGAAGCCGATGGACATTCTCGTCGGCAAGATCACCCCGAAGGGGGAGACGCAGCTGTCCCCTGAGGAAAAGCTGCTCCGGGCGATCTTCGGCGACAAGGCGGGGGACGTGAAGGACTCCTCCCTGCGGGTGCCGCCGGGGATCGAGGGGATCGTCATCGACGCGAAGGTATTCACCCGGAAGGGCGGGGAGAAGGACGACCGCGCACGGATGCTGGAGGACCGTGATCTCGAGCGCCTGTACCGGGACCAGGAGGACGAGACCCGGATCATCTTCGACGCCTCCCTCGCCAAGATCAGGGCCCAGTTGCTTGGGAAAACCTCCGCCGTCAGGCTCACTTCGGAGGACAAGTCCGAGGTTCTCCTGGCGAAGCGGAAGAAGATCACGGAAGAGGTGCTGGACGAAATTCCGAAAGAGCGCTGGGCCGAGATCGGAGTCGAGGAAGATCCGGAGCTGAAGGCCCGCCTTTCCGACGCCTGGAGCGTTTGCCTCGACCAGGTGGCGCTCGTCAAGGCGATGTTCGACGAAAAGATCTCCCGCATCCGCCGCGGCGACGAGCTACCCCCCGGCGTCCTCAAGATGGTGAAGGTGTTCATCGCGATGAAGCGGAAGCTCTCCGTCGGCGACAAGATGGCGGGCCGGCACGGGAACAAGGGCGTCATCTCGCGGATCCTTCCGGAGGAGGACATGCCGTACACCGCCGACGGCGCGCCGGTCGACGTGGTGTTGAACCCGCTCGGGGTCCCCTCGCGCATGAACGTGGGCCAGATTCTCGAGGCCCACCTCGGGTGGGCCGCCAAGGGCCTCGGGGAGCAGCTCCATCGGATGATGGAGAAGGAGTTCAGCGCAGCGTCCATGCGGGAATGGCTCCGCAAGATCTACAACTCCGAGCGGTTCGAGGCGTACCTCAAGGAGCTCACCGACGACGAATTGCGGGAGATCGTCCGCAAGATGCATGGCGGGGTGTTTCTCGCCTCGCCCGTGTTCAGCGGGGCGACGGAGAACGAGATCAAGGACTACCTGCGCCTCTCGGGGATGCCCGAGCGCGGACAGACGATGCTCTACGACGGAAGGACCGGGACGCCGTTCCAGCAGCCGGTGACCGTCGGATCGATGTACATGCTGAAGCTGCACCACCTGGTGGACGACAAGATCCACGCCCGGTCGACCGGACCGTACTCGCTGGTCACCCAGCAGCCGCTGGGCGGCAAGGCGCAGTTCGGCGGACAGCGGCTCGGCGAAATGGAGGTGTGGGCGCTCGAGGCGTACGGCGCCGCGTACACCCTGCAGGAATTCCTTACCGTCAAGTCCGACGACGTCCCGGGGCGCGCGAGGATGTACGAGTCCATCGTAAAGGGGAACTTCTCCCTCGAGCCCGGGCTCCCCGAATCGTTCAACGTGCTGATCAAGGAGCTCCAGGCGCTGGGCCTGGACGTCGAGCTGATCAGCGAGGAGCCGCAGCAGTAA